The Pantoea vagans genome contains the following window.
TGCCGACAGGGTACTTTTACCCGAACCGTTAGGTCCCATAATGGCGTGCACTTCACCCGGTTTTACTTCAAGGTTCAGTCCGCGCAGAATTTCTTTGTCTTCAACACTAACCTGTAAATCTTTAATGCTTAACATACTCTTTCCTTCACATTGCTTCCGGCAACGCGTGTGGCATCAGCCCACACTGTGCTCAAGGCTGATAGCCAACAGTTTTTGCGCTTCCACAGCAAATTCCAGTGGCAGCTCGGAGAAAACGTCTTTACAGAAGCCGTTAACGATCATGGAGATCGCATCTTCTTCGCTAATGCCACGCTGCAGACAGTAGAACATCTGATCTTCACCAATACGTGACGTGGTGGCTTCATGTTCCAGCTGTGCGGTGTTGTTGCGCGTTTCCACATACGGGAAGGTGTGCGCACCGCAGTCCGGGCCAATCAGCATGGAGTCACACTGGGTGAAGTTACGCGCGTTAGTCGCGGTTGGCATGATTTTCACCAGGCCACGATAGGTGTTTTCGCTCTTACCGGCGGAGATCCCTTTCGAGATGATGGTCGACTTGGTGTTTTTACCAATGTGGATCATCTTGGTGCCGGTATCCGCCTGCTGGCGACCGCTGGTCAGTGCCACAGAGTAGAACTCGCCCACAGAATAATCACCGCGCAGGATGCAGCTCGGGTATTTCCAGGTGATGGCAGAGCCGGTCTCAGACTGAGTCCAGGACATTTTGCTGTGATCGCCTTCGCACAGGGCGCGCTTGGTCACGAAGTTGAGGATACCGCCCTCGCCTTCACCACCAGGGAACCAGTTCTGAACGGTGGAGTACTTCACTTCCGCATTTTTATGAATGATGACTTCAACCACTGCGGCGTGCAGCTGGTAGGTATCACGCACCGGCGCGGAGCAACCTTCGATGTAGCTCACATAGCTGTCTTCGTCGGCAATCAGAATCGTACGTTCAAACTGTCCGGTTTTGGCGGCGTTGATACGGAAGTAGGTTGACAACTCCATCGGGCAGCGCACGCCTTTCGGGATGTAAACGAAGGTTCCGTCAGAAGCCACCGCTGAGTTCAGCGCCGCGAAGAAGTTATCGTTAGGCGGAACCACTGTGCCGAGGTATTTCTGCACCAGCTCTGGATGATCATGAATGGCTTCACCGAAAGAGCAGAAAATAATGCCCTGCTCAGCCAGTTTGTCACGATAGGTGGTGGAAACGGATACGGAGTCGAAAATGGCGTCAACCGCCACTTCACGCCCTTCACGTACCGGAACGCCCAACTGGTTGAACGCGTCTTCCACTTCTTTGGTCAGGTAGTCGCTTGACGCTACGCTGCCAGAAGTCTGGGTCGCACCCGGTTCAGAGGCACAGCTGTCATCACAATTGCCGCAGGACGGCGCAGAGTAATAGCTGTAATCCTGATAATCGAGTTTGGTGTAGTTCGCTTTCAGCCAGTGCGGCTCTTCCATCTCTAACCAGGCGCGGAACGCCTTGAGACGGAATTCCAGCATCCACTCAGGTTCGTTACGTTTGGCCGAAATAGCGCGCACAACATCTTCGTTAATGCCGTGAGCCATTTCGTCGGTTTGCAACTGGGTAAAGAAGCCTTCTTTGTAGTTCAGGCTACCTTCCCACATTTGTACATCGTCAGATGCTTCGCTGTGTCGTGACATATTTCACTTACTCGACGCCAAAGCTCTCACCGCACCCGCAGGCGTGCTGAGCTTTAGGGTTGTTGAATTTAAAAATCTGATTCAGGCCTTCACGGACATAATCCAGCTCGGTACCGTCAACAAACGGCATCGCCTGAAGTGGCACAAATAATTTTGCGCCGAATTGCTCAAACGTCAGGTCGTCATCGGCAGGCTCTTTCACCAGATCCATAACGTACCCAAAACCGGCACAGCCGGACTGCTTCACACCCAGTTTCAGGCCTTTAATTTCAGGATCCTGATCAACCAGGCTAAGAATCTGTTTCGCTGCCGTTTCGGTCAGCGTAAGTCCTTTCCAGACGAAATCTTCGGGTGAAAAAGAAGCTGCATTTACTGATGACATGGTGCTACCTCGTAAGTCTGGGCCTTTTCAGGCTATCCCCCTATGGTAGTGATATCAGATATCACTTCAACCGCTTGTTTTGCAGGGATAATCATCTCGTGCTGTTTTTTACTGCTGCTTTATTAAGCATAGTCCCTTCACACCAGCTTGTGAGCGGCATTCCCGTGCGCGCCTTTACTGCGTAACCCGTTAAAATATCGAAAAATTTAAAAATTCAACTTTACGGTAATGTCACAATTGATAGGTTACGCCTTTCTTCAATGTAAAGAGATTGTTATTGCCGATTTTACTAACAGGCAAAGGAAATCAATAAAATTTCATTGCGGGAATTGCATTCCTGACGCGGTTGAATATGATAATGATTATCATTAACCCATTTAGAGCAGCGACATGACGCTTACCGTCTCGGCCTGGTTACAACACAAAATCGATGAATATAAGTTTTCGGTGCGTGATATCACCGTAGACTTCTATATGGCTCAGGCTAAGCTCAACCGCACCGATTGTACTATCGACCAACTGCGCCGCTTTAACGATACCTGCCTCGACATGGCCGAAATCTGCGAACTGAACGGCGACGATCAAAGCTATTTGCATGCCATGGGCAAGCTCCATCACCGCTTGGTGCAGGAGATGGGCAATGCCGATCGCGACCGTTTGTTCCGTATTCAGGCTTATCAACTGGCGCGCCTGTCGTTGACTCGCTTGTGTCATCAACTGGCGCTCAGCGGCCAGTGGGACCAAGCCACCAGCCTGCAAAGTGATTTCGTCCGTCACGCAGGCTGGATATTCTAATCCAGCTTTGTGACGTCTACTACAATTTGTTTACATCATTTCCAGCAGCGCTTGCAGTGGATGCCGCATGCCATTGCCTTCTGCTCGTTTGACCTGACTACGGCACGAGAAGCCAGTTGCCAGACAACGCTGACGCGGTAGCTTCTGCAACTGTGGATGCCATGAAAGCGCATAAATCCCCAGTGAATTCTCCAGGTTTTTACTTTCGTGGCCGTATGTGCCGGCCATGCCGCAGCAGCCGACATTGACGTTTTCCAGCTTAGCGCCGAAGCGCGCAAAAATATCCTGCCATTGGTTGGGAGTGGAGGGCAGCGCGGTTACTTCTGTACAGTGTGCGAACAGATACCAGGCTTCCCCACTGGCCATTTGCACGGTGCGCGAGTCTGTCGCTTGCTGTAACCATTCGTGAACCAGTTGCACCTGGAACTCACCTCGCTGCTCGCCCAGGACTTCTTTATATTCGTCGCGATAGCACAACACGGTGGCCGGATCGACGCCGACCATGGGCATACCCAGTTTTGCCACGCGGTTAAGAAGTTCTGCAGTTTTAGTGGCGGTACGTGCAAAACGCTGCAGGAAGCCCTTCACGTGTTGCGCTTTGCCATTAGGTGAAAACGGCAGCAGCACTGGGCGATAGCCCAGCTTTTCAATCAGCTTCACGAAATCAGTCACTAACTTGGCTTCGTAATAGCTGGTGAAAGGATCCTGCACCACCAGCACGCAGTCTTCACGCTGAGCCACATCCATCGCTTCGAGCTGCTCCAGCGTCAGGCTCATCGCCGGATGACCACTGAGCTGCTGTTTCAGGCTCGGAGATGAGAGCAGCGGCAGATCCACCATGCCGATATGGGTTTGACTCAACTCGCGAACCCATGGCTGCTTGAGAAAGAAGTTGAACACTTTCGGCGCTTTTGCCATTAACGGCGCATAACTCTCCACCGTTGCCACCAAATGATCGCTCACCGGGCGCAGATAGCGGGTGTGATACAGCTGCAGGAAGCGCGAGCGGAAACTCGGCACATCTATCTTTATCGGACACTGGGTCGAACAGGCTTTGCAGGCGAGGCAACCGGACATGGCCTCTTTGACTTCATGCGAGAAATCATATTCGCCCTGTTTCGCGTGCCAGGAGTTACGGGTGCGTTGAATCAAGGTACGCAGACTGGCGCCCTGCTTCGGCAGTGCCTGCTCCAGCTGAGAGGGATCAACGCCCTGCTCTGACAACAAACGCAGCCACTCACGCGTTAATGTGGCACGGCCTTTTGGAGAATGGATACGGTTGCGGGTAATTTTCATGGATGGGCACATCGGGCTGCGCGCATCAAAGTTGAAGCATAAACCGTTACCGTTGCACTCCATGGCTCCCCGCCAGTCGTTACGCACGGTGACCGGGATCTGGCGATCATAGGTGCCACGTTTGACGGCATCCACCTGCATCATCGGCTCACTGCAGCCAAAAGGTGTGCAGATTTTGCCAGGATTCATGCGATTATCCGGGTCAAAAGCGGCTTTGATGCGTCGCAGTTCGTTGAACAGGGTTTCACCGAAGAAGGCTGGACTGTACTGGGCGCGGAAACCTTTGCCGTGCTCGCCCCACAGTAATCCGCCGTAGCGAGCCGTTAGCGCCACCACTTCATCGGAGATTTGTTTCATTAATAGCTCTTGCTGCGGGTCGCACATATCCAGCGCCGGGCGCACGTGCAGCACCCCCGCATCAACGTGACCAAACATGCCATAGCTCAAACCATGGCTGTCGAGTAAGGCACGGAAATCGACAATGTAATCGGCTAACTGCTCTGGTGGGACAGCGGTATCCTCGACAAACGGAATCGGCTTGGCACGCCCTTTCGCGTTACCCAACAGGCCTACGGCTTTTTTGCGCATATTGTAGATGCGCTCAATGCCGCCCAAATCGTTACACAGCTGATAGCCAATCACGCCGCCTTGCTGTTGCTGCATCAGCTCATCCAGCCGTGCACACAAACTCTTGACCTGGTGTTCAATCAGTTCACCATCGTCACCGGCAAATTCAACGATGTTCAGGCCGAGCATCTCTTTGTCAGGCACATCAGTAATCAGCTCTTTCACTGAATGCCACACGATATCTTCGCGCGCCAGGTTCAGCACTTTTGAATCCACGGTTTCGACAGACAGTGCTTTGGCTTCGACCATAAAGGGCGCATTACGCAGCGCGGAGTCAAACGAGTCATATTTGATATTGACGAGATGCCGTACTTTCGGAATGGGTGTGATATCGAGGCGCGCTTCGGTGATGAAGGCCAGCGTCCCCTCGGCACCACACAACAAGCGCGTCAGGTCAAAGGTTTGCAAATCATCACTGAACACGTGACGCAGGTCGTAGCCCGTCAGGAAGCGGTTCAGTTTGGGGAATTTTTCCAGAATCAGCTCGCGCTGACCGCGGCAACGATTGAGCACTTCATGATAGATGCGCCCTTCCGCAGTCGGGGTGGCGGCCATTTGCTCTGCCAGCGTGGTCGGCATCGCGCGGGTATCAAGAATATCGCCGCCGATTAATACGGCGCGCAAACCTTCAACGTGATCGGAGGTTTTGCCATACACCAGAGAGCCTTGACCAGAAGCATCGGTGTTTATCATGCCCCCTAAGGTCGCGCGGTTACTGGTAGAGAGTTCAGGCGAGAAGAAAAAGCCATAAGGCTTCAGCCAGGCATTCAGTTGATCTTTCACCACGCCCGCTTCAACGCGCACCCAACCCTGTTCAGGATTAATTTCCAGGATGCGATTCATATAGCGCGACATGTCGACCACGATACCCTGATTCAGTGATTGACCATTCGTGCCGGTGCCCCCCCGCGTGGGGCGAAGGTCAGGCTGCTGAACCGCTCCTCGCCAGCCAAACGCGCAATCAACGCGACATCGGCGGTCGAGCGTGGGAACAGCGCTGCATCAGGTAACAGCTGATAAATGCTGTTATCGGTAGAAAGTGATAGCCGATCGGCATAGCTCGTGGCGGTATCACCGGTAAATCCTTGCTCTTTTAATGACTGCAGGAATGTCAGCACCCGTTGAACGAGGCCGGGTGCCTGGGAAATCTGTGGGATCATTATTGCGCGACCGAGATGTTGTAAACGTTTGCGTGGTTATTTTTTTCAACCATTGGTTTTATCATATTTTTTTATCGCCTGCTGTTTTTTCAGGAAAGACCTCTGCGACACCTGCTTTTTTCTGTTTAATTTTCAGGAAATAGCTCATCATTGATTAGGGCCCGTGCGGCCCACCATGAAGGATTAATTGAGGTCAAAACGTTGTGATGAAAAGCCTGCAACGCGGTATGGATCTACCGCAACTGCTGTTCTCGTTGATGTTCATACTGATCATGATCATCGCCTGCCTGTGGGTGGTACAACCCTTCATTCTGGGCTTTGCCTGGGCCAGCATGGTGGTGATTGCCACCTGGCCATTAATGATACGTTTGCAGCATCTGCTGTGGGGACGACGATCGCTGGCGGTGATCGCCATGACCATTCTGTTACTGCTGCTGTTTATTATTCCGATAGCCCTGCTGGTGAGTAGCCTGATCGACAACAGCGCGCCGGTGATTGCCTGGGCCACGCAACGCCATCTGGTTTTCCCGGACTTTGTCTGGCTGCGTGAAATTCCATATGTCGGTAACAAAACCTACTCCAGCTACCACAAAATGGTCGATGGCGGCGGTACGGCGATTTTAAATCAGCTGCAACCTTACATTGGTCGCACCACGGGCTTCTTTGTCGCACAGGCTGGCCACTTTGGCCGCTTTATGATCCACCTCGCTGTGATGCTGCTGTTTAGCGTGCTGCTTTACTGGCGCGGTGAACAAGTCGGTCATGGCATTCGCCACTTTGCTTATCGCATGGGCGGACGTCGCGGCGATGCGGCAGTGCTGTTGGCCGGACAAGCAATCCGTGCCGTGGCATTGGGCGTGGTGGTGACAGCGCTGGTACAGGGTGTGCTGGGCGGCATTGGCCTGGCGATTTCCGGCATTCCTTATGCCACCTTGCTCACCGTGCTGATGATTCTGACGTGCCTGGTGCAGCTTGGCCCGTTAGTGGTGCTGGTGCCGGCCATCATCTGGCTCTACTGGAGTGGTGATACGACCTGGGGCACCATATTACTGGTGTGGAGTTGCGTGGTCGGCACGCTTGATAGCGTGCTGCGTCCGATGCTGATTCGTATGGGCGCAGATTTGCCGATGATTTTAATCCTCTCTGGCGTCATCGGTGGATTGATCGCCTTCGGCATGATCGGGCTGTTTATTGGACCGGTGGTGCTGGCGGTATCCTATCGTCTGGTTTCCGTGTGGATGCATGAAGCCCCCGCACCTGATGATGACCCGCAAACGGCAATTGAAGCGCTGGCCGAGCACGAAGAAGATCAACCGTAACGACTGACACCCTCCAAAACGGTGCGTTAACGCGCACCGTCTCTCTCTTCTCTCATTTGCCTTATGCGATGGCAATTAATGCCTGTTAATCGCCATCACTTAATTGCTTCCGTTACGCATTATTTTTCATAAGCGATTTTTAAGAAAAAACGCAGATTTGGCCTATTTAGGAGAGTTTCGCTAACGGAATGATTATTTTTCGCACTGAATCATCAGGCTAAACCGGTGAAAAAGGCCACGAAAGATTATCAGCTTTAAACTAATAAGAGGATTCTTAAAGACGCCAGCAGGCGGTGTGAATAACATGAATCCTAAGTTTGAGATCAAACCACTGATTTTTAAACAACCTTTTTCCCCTGAGTAAAGTAAAGAATTGCTGTGTGTAGTCTTTGCCCATCCCCTGTGATGGGCTTTTTTTTTTGCATTTTTTATGCATAAACAAAAGGCCAGCAGAGCTGGCCTTGATGATTTCAGCAAGGACACTTCAGAATCTTACTGAAAGCGTCCTAATTAATAGCTGACTAAGATTTTGCAGCATCCAGCTCAGCCAGATTCAACCAGGTTTGCACCACGGTATCTGGATTGAGTGACAGGCTATCAATGCCCTGATCCATCAACCAGGCGGCAAAGTCCTCATGATCTGACGGCCCCTGCCCACAGATACCGACGTACTTACCCTGCTTCTTCGCGGCCTGAATCGACATCGACAGCAGCGCTTTAACCGCCTCGTTACGCTCATCGAACAGCGCAGACACCACGCCGGAATCACGATCCAGCCCCAGCGCCAGCTGGGTCATATCGTTCGAACCGATAGAGAAGCCGTCGAAATACTGCAGGAACTGTTCCGCCAGCAAGGCATTAGAAGGAATCTCACACATCATGATCACCTTCAGGCCATTCTCGCCACGTTTCAGACCCTGCTTGCCTAGCTCTTCCACAACGGCGGCAGCCTGGTCTACGGTACGCACAAACGGAATCATAATTTCGACGTTAGTCAGACCCATCTCGTTACGCACCCGCTTCACTGCTGCGCACTCTAACGCGAAACAGTCACGGAAGCTGTCCGCCACATAGCGACCCGCCCCACGGAAGCCCAGCATCGGGTTCTCTTCTTCAGGCTCATAACGCTCCCCCCCCACGAGGTTAGCGTATTCGTTGGATTTGAAGTCAGAGAGACGCACAATAACGCGTTTTGGCGCAAAGGCCGCACCCAGCGTGGCAATTCCCTCGGTCAGGCGCGCAATGTAGAATTCAACCGGATCGTCAAACCCTTTCATCATCTGACGAATCTGCTGCTGAATCTCTGGCGTCTGCTGGTCAAATTCCAGCAGCGCTTTTGGATGCACGCCGATCATACGGTTGATGATGAATTCCAGACGCGCCAGCCCGACCCCCTCATTGGGCAGGCAAGCAAAATCAAATGCACGATCGGGGTTACCGACGTTCATCATAATCTTCAGTGGCAGATCGGGCATGGTATCCACTTGTGAGCTGGTGACTTCAAAGTCCAGCAGATCCTGGTAAACGTAGCCGGTGTCGCCCTCCGCACAAGTGACCGTCACCTTATGGCCATCTTTGAGATGATCTGTCGCATCGCCACATCCCACCACCGCAGGAATACCCAGTTCACGTGCGATGATCGCGGCATGGCAAGTACGCCCACCACGGTTGGTAACAATCGCTGAGGCTTTCTTCATGATCGGCTCCCAATCCGGGTCCGTCATGTCGGTCACCAGCACGTCACCTTTCTCGATACGATGCATTTCGCTGATATCGTGAATCACCTTCACTTCACCCGCGCCAATACGATGTCCGATGGCTCGGCCTTCGACCAGCACTTTGCCTTTGCCCTGCAAGGTGTAGCGTTCCATCACCTGACCATTGGAACGGACAGTCTCCGGACGGGCCTGCACGATAAACAGCTTGCCGGTGTGACCATCTTTTGCCCACTCAATATCCATTGGGCGTTTGTAGTGCTGCTCAATCAACACCGCCTGACGCGCCAGATCTTGCACTTCGTCATCGGTCAGGCTGAAGCGGTCACGCTGTTCTTGATCGACATCTTCAATCCGCACCTGCTCCCCATGCTCTTGGGAATCGGCATACACCATGCGAATTTTTTTCGAGCCCATGGTTCGGCGTACAATCGCCGGGCGGTTAGCCGCCAGCGTCGGTTTATGCACGTAAAATTCGTCTGGGTTAACCGCGCCCTGCACCACCATCTCACCCAGACCGAACGCCGAGGTGATAAACACCACCTGGTCGAAACCGGACTCGGTATCTATGGTGAACATCACCCCCGATGAAGCGAGGTCCGATCGCACCATGCGCTGAATCCCGGCCGACAACGCCACACCGCGATGGTCGTAGCCTTGATGCACACGATAGGAGATCGCACGGTCGTTAAACAAAGAAGCATAAACGTGCTTCACGGCCACCAGCACCGCGTCAAATCCCTGCACGTTGAGGAATGTCTCTTGTTGACCGGCGAACGAGGCATCGGGCATATCTTCCGCCGTTGCAGAAGAACGCACCGCAAACGAAGCGTCGGGGTCATCAGAAGAGAGCTGCTCATAGGCTGTTCGTATCGCCTCTTCCAGTTCAGGCAAGAATGGCGTATCAACAACCCATTGACGAATTTGTTTGCCAGCTTTCGCCAGCTCTTCCACATCATCAATATCCGTAACGTCCAGCAAATCATAAATACGCTGGTTCAGTCCGCTTTGGTCGAGAAACAGATTAAAAGCGTAAGATGTCGTCGCATAACCGTTTGGCACGGATACGCCCAGAGACGACAAGTTCGTAATCATTTCTCCCAGGGAAGCATTCTTGCCCCCCACCCGATCAACATCATGCATGCCAAGCTGGTTGTACCAGAGCACTAGCGACTGTTGGTCTTGATTGGACATTGAGATTATCCTTCATTTAAATGATTGGAGCACATGGAACAATTTGCTATTCGCCAAAACAGCCTGGCACAATCAATAAATAAAGACTAAGTGTTGAATCGTTAAAGCAGAAAAAGAAACGCAAAATCGGATTAGTACCCGTCATAAATCGAGTTGCGCAACAGGCTTATTAACCGACCGCAAATGGCTACAGTGATATTTTTCCCTTTTTCAGAGGGTTAGAGATTGCTTTTCGTTGCGCAACAGCATCAGACTTTATTTCCCAGATTAAATGGAAAATGCGAGTAAATAGCGTTTTTCAAAACAGCATTTCATCTAATATTCCCTTTTGAAGAACAGCCTTGTGTGATGTGACCGTCACTGATATGGATATTTCATTTTATTTTTAATTAAAATGAAATATTGGCAGTGAGATTGTTATGTAAAAGTAAATGAGAGGATTGCTTGCCTATGAGCACTGAACGCAGTGTGTTCTACATTTCAGATGGCACCGCCATTACCGCTGAAGTTTTGGGGCACGCAGTGCTCTCACAATTTCCCGTTAGCACTAACAGTGTCACCCTGCCTTTTGTTGAGAATGTCCAGCGCGCGCAGGCGGTTAAAGCGCAAATTAATGCTTTGTACCAGCAGAGTGGCGTGCGTCCGTTAGTGTTTTTCTCAATTGTGACGCCTGACGTCCGCGAGATCATTCTGGAGAGTGAAGGCTTCTGTCAGGACATCGTGCAGGCACTGGTCGCCCCGTTGCAAAGCGAACTCGGTGTAGCTTCGATGCCCGTGGCGCATCGTACTCACGGGCTGACTGCCAGCAATCTGGGCAAATATGATGCGCGTATCGCCGCGATTGATTACACCCTGGCCCACGATGATGGTATTTCTCTGCGCGGTCTGGAAGATGCACAGGTCATTCTGCTTGGCGTCTCGCGCTGTGGCAAAACGCCGACCAGCCTCTATCTGGCGATGCAGTTTGGTGTGCGTGCGGCAAACTACCCCTTTATCGCGGATGACATGGATAATCTAAAATTACCCCCCGCATTACGCGCACATCAGCATAAGCTCTTTGGATTAACCATCGATCCCGAGCGCCTGGCGGCGATCCGTCAGGAGCGCGCCGAAAATACCCGGTATGCGTCAATGCGTCAGTGCCGCCTTGAAGTGGGTGAAGTCGAAGCGTTGTTCCGTACCCATCAAATTCGCTACCTCAACAGTACCAACTATTCGGTCGAGGAGATTGCCACCAAAATCCTCGACATTATGGGGCTGCGCCGCAGCATGTATTAGCGTGTAAGCCAGGCCGTAAAGCCTGGCTTCCGTCTTGAATAACTTTCCTTTCTTTTTAGCGGGTTGAATTCGCGAGCTATTGGTTTATTGTGACCACCATCACTTCCCGGTATTTCACCGCTGCGAAGAACAGAATTTTGAGAGTCCCAATGAACAAGACTGATGAACTGCGTACTGCGCGCATCGGCAGCCTGCTAACGCCAGCGGCCCTCGCGCAAGAACACCCTATTTCGGCGGAGATTGCCGCTAACGTCACCGCTGCGCGCCAGCGCATTGCCCGTATCCTGACGGGTGAAGACCCGCGCCTGCTGGTGATTATCGGTCCGTGCTCATTGCACGATCCCAAAGCGGCGATTGAATACGCCGAACGCCTGAATCTCTTGCGTGAGCGCTACAAAGATCGCCTTGAAATTGTAATGCGCGCCTATTTTGAGAAGCCGCGCACTGTGGTGGGTTGGAAAGGTTTGATTTCTGATCCTGATCTCGACGGCAGTTTTGACGTCAACCGCGGCATCGCTATCGCCCGCAAACTGCTGCTGGATATCAATGCACTGGGGATGCCGACCGCCACCGAATTTCTCGATATGGTGATCGGCCAGTTTATTGCCGACCTGATCAGCTGGGGCGCTATTGGCGCACGCACAACGGAAAGTCAGATCCACCGTGAAATGGCCTCGGCACTCTCCTGTCCGGTGGGTT
Protein-coding sequences here:
- a CDS encoding 3-deoxy-7-phosphoheptulonate synthase, translated to MNKTDELRTARIGSLLTPAALAQEHPISAEIAANVTAARQRIARILTGEDPRLLVIIGPCSLHDPKAAIEYAERLNLLRERYKDRLEIVMRAYFEKPRTVVGWKGLISDPDLDGSFDVNRGIAIARKLLLDINALGMPTATEFLDMVIGQFIADLISWGAIGARTTESQIHREMASALSCPVGFKNGTDGNVQIAVDAIRASRASHMFLSPDKHGQMTIYQTSGNPHGHVILRGGKQPNYHAEDVAAAAANLRDFNLPEQLIIDFSHGNCLKQHRRQRDVADDIAAQIRQGSRAVAGVMIESFLQEGNQKVVGGEPLTYGQSITDPCLGWEDSEEVLEKLAAAVDSRF
- the sufA gene encoding Fe-S cluster assembly scaffold SufA; translation: MSSVNAASFSPEDFVWKGLTLTETAAKQILSLVDQDPEIKGLKLGVKQSGCAGFGYVMDLVKEPADDDLTFEQFGAKLFVPLQAMPFVDGTELDYVREGLNQIFKFNNPKAQHACGCGESFGVE
- the sufB gene encoding Fe-S cluster assembly protein SufB — encoded protein: MSRHSEASDDVQMWEGSLNYKEGFFTQLQTDEMAHGINEDVVRAISAKRNEPEWMLEFRLKAFRAWLEMEEPHWLKANYTKLDYQDYSYYSAPSCGNCDDSCASEPGATQTSGSVASSDYLTKEVEDAFNQLGVPVREGREVAVDAIFDSVSVSTTYRDKLAEQGIIFCSFGEAIHDHPELVQKYLGTVVPPNDNFFAALNSAVASDGTFVYIPKGVRCPMELSTYFRINAAKTGQFERTILIADEDSYVSYIEGCSAPVRDTYQLHAAVVEVIIHKNAEVKYSTVQNWFPGGEGEGGILNFVTKRALCEGDHSKMSWTQSETGSAITWKYPSCILRGDYSVGEFYSVALTSGRQQADTGTKMIHIGKNTKSTIISKGISAGKSENTYRGLVKIMPTATNARNFTQCDSMLIGPDCGAHTFPYVETRNNTAQLEHEATTSRIGEDQMFYCLQRGISEEDAISMIVNGFCKDVFSELPLEFAVEAQKLLAISLEHSVG
- a CDS encoding pyruvate, water dikinase regulatory protein translates to MPMSTERSVFYISDGTAITAEVLGHAVLSQFPVSTNSVTLPFVENVQRAQAVKAQINALYQQSGVRPLVFFSIVTPDVREIILESEGFCQDIVQALVAPLQSELGVASMPVAHRTHGLTASNLGKYDARIAAIDYTLAHDDGISLRGLEDAQVILLGVSRCGKTPTSLYLAMQFGVRAANYPFIADDMDNLKLPPALRAHQHKLFGLTIDPERLAAIRQERAENTRYASMRQCRLEVGEVEALFRTHQIRYLNSTNYSVEEIATKILDIMGLRRSMY
- the ydiK gene encoding AI-2E family transporter YdiK, which gives rise to MKSLQRGMDLPQLLFSLMFILIMIIACLWVVQPFILGFAWASMVVIATWPLMIRLQHLLWGRRSLAVIAMTILLLLLFIIPIALLVSSLIDNSAPVIAWATQRHLVFPDFVWLREIPYVGNKTYSSYHKMVDGGGTAILNQLQPYIGRTTGFFVAQAGHFGRFMIHLAVMLLFSVLLYWRGEQVGHGIRHFAYRMGGRRGDAAVLLAGQAIRAVALGVVVTALVQGVLGGIGLAISGIPYATLLTVLMILTCLVQLGPLVVLVPAIIWLYWSGDTTWGTILLVWSCVVGTLDSVLRPMLIRMGADLPMILILSGVIGGLIAFGMIGLFIGPVVLAVSYRLVSVWMHEAPAPDDDPQTAIEALAEHEEDQP
- the ppsA gene encoding phosphoenolpyruvate synthase, with the translated sequence MSNQDQQSLVLWYNQLGMHDVDRVGGKNASLGEMITNLSSLGVSVPNGYATTSYAFNLFLDQSGLNQRIYDLLDVTDIDDVEELAKAGKQIRQWVVDTPFLPELEEAIRTAYEQLSSDDPDASFAVRSSATAEDMPDASFAGQQETFLNVQGFDAVLVAVKHVYASLFNDRAISYRVHQGYDHRGVALSAGIQRMVRSDLASSGVMFTIDTESGFDQVVFITSAFGLGEMVVQGAVNPDEFYVHKPTLAANRPAIVRRTMGSKKIRMVYADSQEHGEQVRIEDVDQEQRDRFSLTDDEVQDLARQAVLIEQHYKRPMDIEWAKDGHTGKLFIVQARPETVRSNGQVMERYTLQGKGKVLVEGRAIGHRIGAGEVKVIHDISEMHRIEKGDVLVTDMTDPDWEPIMKKASAIVTNRGGRTCHAAIIARELGIPAVVGCGDATDHLKDGHKVTVTCAEGDTGYVYQDLLDFEVTSSQVDTMPDLPLKIMMNVGNPDRAFDFACLPNEGVGLARLEFIINRMIGVHPKALLEFDQQTPEIQQQIRQMMKGFDDPVEFYIARLTEGIATLGAAFAPKRVIVRLSDFKSNEYANLVGGERYEPEEENPMLGFRGAGRYVADSFRDCFALECAAVKRVRNEMGLTNVEIMIPFVRTVDQAAAVVEELGKQGLKRGENGLKVIMMCEIPSNALLAEQFLQYFDGFSIGSNDMTQLALGLDRDSGVVSALFDERNEAVKALLSMSIQAAKKQGKYVGICGQGPSDHEDFAAWLMDQGIDSLSLNPDTVVQTWLNLAELDAAKS